CACTGTAATAAGTAGCCCAGGCCGAGATTTTTTCATCGCTACGGGCTGCGTGAATAGATCAAGGGCACCAGCTGCTAAGAGGCGATCGTAGAGGTAGCCTACGGCCTGGGGCACCAAATCGTCGACCTGTGTTTCAAGCAAGGTAATGGTGTCGGAATCATAGGGACCTCCGGCTGGGGCTGGCTGTACTACCGCAGCTACTGGAGTAGCTGGGGAAGCCGCTTCTCCAATCCACAGGCGCAGCACATTGGCAACGGGCAGCTCTTTTCCTCCGGCTCCCAGCCCTGTACAGCGTAGGGTCATAGCAGGAGGGTCGCCAAAGGATTCAGCGAGGGCAGTGACGATCGCCGCTCCGGTCGGGGTTACCAGTTCTCCATCTAGGCCATTGCTGTAAATCGGCACCTGGCGCTGTTCCAGCAGCTTGAGGACGGCGGGGGCAGGGACGGGCAACCAGCCGTGGGCGGCTCGCACCCGCCCCCGCCCGGTGGGCAGAGGTGAACAGAACAGCTGCTCGATGCCCAAGTAGTCGAGCCCTAGGCAGGTACCGACGATATCCACAATGGCATCGGTCGCGCCGACCTCATGGAAATGCACCTGGTCTACGGCAATCCCGTGGACGGCCGCCTCGGCCTCGGCCAGGCAACGAAACACGGCTAGACTCCAGCGCTGAGCGCGATCGGGCAGGGCGGCCTGGGTAATTAGGTGCTCGATCGCAGGCAGATTGCGGGTGGTAGTTGAGGCTGCGATCGCCGCTCCAAAACCCTGGTCGTGCTCGGCAGCCGCCACGTGGTGGGAATGGTCTCCATGGCGGTGCTCCCCTAGAGGCGAGGTCAGCGCGACCTTGGCGTGGAGCGCGCGCAACCCCTGACGGTGGGTCGGCGTTACGGTGAGAGTAAATTCATGATTCAGCCCCAGGGTAGCCAGTTGAGTGTGCAAGTACGACGGCGGCACGCCGGCATCTATTAAGGCAGCCAGGCACATATCGCCAGCAATGCCTGAGGGGCAATCGAGGTAAGCTAGGGTTTTCAACAGAGCAACCGCAGCGGGGACAGGGGCAATGGCAACAACCTATAAACTACATCCTGACAACCCGCAGAGCCGCAAAGTAGAGACCATTGTCTCGGCGCTGCGGCAGGGAGCGGTAGCCCTTTACCCCACCGATACAGTTTACGCCATTGGTTGTGACCTCAACCATCGCGGGGCGGTGCAGCGAGTGCGCCAGATCAAGCAGTTGGCCAACGACAAACCCCTCACCTTCCTCTGCGCCTCGTTGTCTAACATTGCCGACTATGCGATCGTCAGCGATGGTGCCTACCGCTTGATCAAGCGGCTGATTCCGGGGCCATTTACGTTTTTGCTGCCCGCCACACGAGAGGTGCCCCGCCTAGTGATGAATCCCAAGCGGCGCACTACGGGCATTCGGGTACCCGACCACGCCATTTGCCTAACCCTGGTAGAAACGCTACAAAACCCTATTATTTCGACTTCAGCCCTGACACTGCTGCCGGAGGCGACCAAAGGACGTCCCATAGACAAAATGACGATGTTCGATACGCTCGAAAAATTGGTGGACATCGTGATCGACGACGATCGCCCATTGGCTTATGAAGTCTCAACCATTCTAGATATGGAGGAGGAGAATCCCCTGATGATTCGCAAGGGCCTGGGGTGGGAGACCGCGCTGGACTGGGGTGCTCAGCTTGTATAACTGCCGCTGACTGAGCCACTGCCAATAGGGGCAACTGGGCAACTGGCACCTCGATCGGCCAATCTCAGACGGCCCGAGTCGCTCGCGATCGTCTACGTTAATCACGCCCACGCTCAACGCCTTGAGTGGCTGCAGGAGAGGCTGAAACCCTCACAATACAGCGTTTTTCAGGTTCGGTAGTTCAAAGCAGGCAGAGAATTTTCTAAGGCTCATCAGATTGGCGAACCGGCGGCGAATGGCCTGCGGCGAGGGCGGGCAGCTTTCGGTGCTGGCACATGCTTTGGGAAATCTCCGCGACTGAAGCGGGAGTACATAGCAACCCGCCTGGAATTCACCAATTTACTGAGTGTCCCGGCTGGCCCTTCCCGATTTCAGTGTCGTTGTTAGGATTGGGTAACTATGAAGACCGCATCTACCTGCTTAGCCATGCCCCCACTGTCCCCTGGGACTACACCACAGCCTCCAGAACCATTGCCCCAGCCCGATGCTAACGGCACAGCCCCCATTGCCACCTTGGTAGAAGAGTTGTTTATGGCTCATCTCCAGCGTCGGCTGGGGGGCATAGACGGGGTAATGCAGCGGCTCACGGCAGAGATTGAGCGCATCTGCACCATGAGCGATCGCATCCAAGCCTCAGGGGATGTCAGCCACTGGCAAACGGCCTTGGTGCGCCACCGGGTGAGCAAATGCCTGGCCTACTACGACATGGGCTCTAACCGAGGCCGGGTAGAACTGCACAGCAGCCTCAGCGCCATTGTCTACCGCCATGTGGCTCCTCACGGTAGTCATCTGGGGTTCAAGGGTCGCTATGCCCTGCTCGAAGATTTCATGCAGATTTTCTACATAGAAGTGCTCAACGCCTTTCGGCGCGAGCATGAGCTACCGGCTACCTATACCCCCCGCACCCGGCTGGAGTTGGCGGAGTATATGGCCTTTAGCGAGCAGTATGCCAAACGGCGCATCAATCTGCGGGGGGGTAGCCAGCAGCTGATTGTGCTGCGTGCCCAGGCCTTCAGCCGCCGCCAGCCCGCCGAGACCTCGGTAGATATGGCTCTAGTCAGCGAGGGGGCCAAGACTGAGGCCGCCGAAAGCCACGCCCGCAGTTCGGTAGTGCAGCAGGTGCGCGAAAAAATGATGGCCGAGGTCGATGACCCTGGCGACGGGGTGATGCGCGATCGCGTCATCAATGCCCTGATGCAGTACCTCAAAGACCAAAACCAGACTGACTGTGTCGACTACCTAGTGCTCAAGCTGAAGGACTGCTCCGCCGCAGAAATCGACGACATCTTGGGTCTCTCGGCCCGGGAGCGCGACTATCTCCAGCAGCGCTTCAAGTACCACGTTGAAAAATTTTCTCAGCAGCACGAGTGGCAACTGGTGCACCAATGGCTCGGAGCCAACCTAGAGGCGCGGTTAGGAATGACGCCGACGGAGTGGGGCGAATTTTTGACTACTTTGCCCTCCGACTACCGCTGGTTTCTCGACCTCAAACAGCAGCAAATCGGCAACGCCGCCCTAACCGATGAGGCGATCGCCCACACCTTAGGCTGGACGCCAAAAAAAGTGCAGCGCAATTGGACCAAAGTGCTCAAGCTGGCCTGGACCTTTCGCAACCAAGTGCGAGGGGCAGAGGCAGGCTAACCGGCGATCGCCTCTTCCCCGGTGCCTGGCGGCTCAAACTTGTAGCCCACGCCCCGCACCGTTTGAATTAGGGCCGGTTGAGTCGTGTCTTTCTCAATTTTTTTGCGAATCTGACCGACGTGCACATCGACCACCCGCTGATCGCCGACGTAGTCGTAGTCCCAAACCTTCTGAATCAGCTCTGCCCGCCGCCACACACGTCCGGGATGACTGGCCAAAAAGTGCAGCAGGTCAAACTCCAGCGCCGTTAGAGGTACCATCTCGTCGTTGAGCATCACCTCTCGCCGCACGGGGTCAATGGCCAGACTGTTGAAGGTTAGACACTGCTGTTCCGCCGCCGTGACCGGGCGCTGGCGTTTGAGAATAGCGCCTACCCGCACCTCTAGCTCTCCCAAGCTAAAGGGCTTGGTGAGATAGTCATCGGCCCCTTCGTTAAACCCTCGAATTTTATCCGACTCGTCGGTGCGGCTCGTGAGCATGAGCACAAACACTCCGGTCCGCGACTGCATCTCCTTACACAGGTCGTAGCCGTTGGTGTCGGGCAGGTTGAGGTCGAGAATGACCAGGTCAGGGGTGAACTGCTCAAACACCGCCAGAGCCTTCTTACCGTCCTCTGCCGACTCCATTTCATAGTTCTGCTTAGCCAGAAACCGATGAATTAGGTTGCGAATTGCGGGGTCGTCATCGACAACGAGGATCTTGGCTTCCGCCATAGTCGTACCTTTATGTAAAGTTGGCTGATTAGGATGATGGTCAGGAACCCTAGAAGGGCAAGTTCACCAGCCGTGGTGCCCAATGCCCTTCTAGTGCTTTTCAAGCCCGTTGTGCGACATCAGTAACAAACTCACAAATAATTTCCTAGCTTACTCGAGAACTTTATGAAGTTACCACCCCATCAGCCCGCCGCCACAGTTTGAGTCTCTGAGCATCAGTGAAAACACTGCTATCGACGAGGCGATCGCACCTTACCGCCCATTAGCCCCAGCAGCGGGCCTAGAATTAGCCCAAACACAAACCCTCCTGAGTGCGCCCAGTAGGCTACTCCGCCACCCGAACCCGCATCGCTGCCGAGGCTGGCGATGCTAAACAGCGCCTGCTGCACAAACCAGAATCCCAAGAAAAAAACCGCCGGGATCCGAACGGTGGTGAAAATGATAATCAGGGGAATTAAGGTAACAATCCGGGCCCGAGGAAACCGCAGAATATAGGCCCCCATCACCCCGGCGATCGCCCCGCTAGCCCCAATGGTTGGCAACGCCGAGGACGGATCAAAAATCCACTGGGTCAGCCCCGCTAGGGCTCCACAACCCAGATAAAAGATCAAGAACTTGATGTGTCCCAGCCGGTCTTCAATATTGTTGCCAAACACCCAGAGATAGAGCAAGTTCCCCCCAATGTGAAAAAAGCCGCCGTGGAGGAACTGAGAGGAGAGCAGGGTAATCCACTCATAGATCGGTGCCTGGAGCGCCCCCTGAAAACTCCCGGTCAGCTGGGCCGGCACCAGTGCCCAGGCATCAAAGAAGCCGTCGATGCCCTCTTGCGACAGACTAAGCTGAAACACAAATACGGCAATATTAATCCCGATCAATCCGTAGGTAACTACAGGGGTAATGGTGGTGGGGTTGTCATCATGAAGAGGAACCACGGCTGTACCTAAAACGTGACTTCATTCTAAAGACGCCCAGACAGTAAACGCCTAAACCGTTGGCAGAATTTCGAGGCGGCCTGCACCGCCATCCAAGCGGGCCATCGCTCCGACTGGCAGAGCGGCATTGTCACCGTCGTGGCCGAAGGGCAAATTGGCCACCACAGGAATGCCCAAATCGCCGAGGCGATCGCGCAGCACCTCGGCTACCGCAAAACTGGGCACGCCGTCGGGTGGCTCACAGCGGCTAAACCGCCCCAGAGCAATGCCTTTAACCTGAGAAAATTTGCCTGCCAGGCGCCAGTGGGTCAGCATGCGATCGATGCGGTAGGGGGCCTCGGTGACATCCTCAAAAGCCAAAATTGCGCCGGTAAGATCGGGCTCGTGGGCCGTGCCCAGCAGGTGGGTCGCTACCGTCAAGTTAGCGGGCCACAACCGTCCCTCCGCAGTGCCCTGGCTCCAGCCCTCACCATGCAGAGAGGGCAACCCGTGGCCCATCACCAAATTTTTGAGCCGCTGCTGCGACCACTCGGGCTCCGCCGCCAGGGTAGTTAGCAGTGGCCCGTGCACGCCAACTATCCCCTGCTTGCCCAAACTCCACAGCAGGCT
The genomic region above belongs to Nodosilinea sp. FACHB-141 and contains:
- a CDS encoding L-threonylcarbamoyladenylate synthase, with amino-acid sequence MATTYKLHPDNPQSRKVETIVSALRQGAVALYPTDTVYAIGCDLNHRGAVQRVRQIKQLANDKPLTFLCASLSNIADYAIVSDGAYRLIKRLIPGPFTFLLPATREVPRLVMNPKRRTTGIRVPDHAICLTLVETLQNPIISTSALTLLPEATKGRPIDKMTMFDTLEKLVDIVIDDDRPLAYEVSTILDMEEENPLMIRKGLGWETALDWGAQLV
- a CDS encoding rhomboid family intramembrane serine protease, with translation MVPLHDDNPTTITPVVTYGLIGINIAVFVFQLSLSQEGIDGFFDAWALVPAQLTGSFQGALQAPIYEWITLLSSQFLHGGFFHIGGNLLYLWVFGNNIEDRLGHIKFLIFYLGCGALAGLTQWIFDPSSALPTIGASGAIAGVMGAYILRFPRARIVTLIPLIIIFTTVRIPAVFFLGFWFVQQALFSIASLGSDAGSGGGVAYWAHSGGFVFGLILGPLLGLMGGKVRSPRR
- a CDS encoding response regulator transcription factor; this translates as MAEAKILVVDDDPAIRNLIHRFLAKQNYEMESAEDGKKALAVFEQFTPDLVILDLNLPDTNGYDLCKEMQSRTGVFVLMLTSRTDESDKIRGFNEGADDYLTKPFSLGELEVRVGAILKRQRPVTAAEQQCLTFNSLAIDPVRREVMLNDEMVPLTALEFDLLHFLASHPGRVWRRAELIQKVWDYDYVGDQRVVDVHVGQIRKKIEKDTTQPALIQTVRGVGYKFEPPGTGEEAIAG
- a CDS encoding LD-carboxypeptidase gives rise to the protein MSHDIAADGARVWHYPPPLKPGDRLRVIAPSGALRELESFNQGIEVWRSWGFGVDISPGTREQWGYLAGSDANRRHQLGHALADPTYKGILCARGGYGGTRLLEGWQWPAMPPKWLIGFSDITSLLWSLGKQGIVGVHGPLLTTLAAEPEWSQQRLKNLVMGHGLPSLHGEGWSQGTAEGRLWPANLTVATHLLGTAHEPDLTGAILAFEDVTEAPYRIDRMLTHWRLAGKFSQVKGIALGRFSRCEPPDGVPSFAVAEVLRDRLGDLGIPVVANLPFGHDGDNAALPVGAMARLDGGAGRLEILPTV
- the larC gene encoding nickel pincer cofactor biosynthesis protein LarC, which codes for MKTLAYLDCPSGIAGDMCLAALIDAGVPPSYLHTQLATLGLNHEFTLTVTPTHRQGLRALHAKVALTSPLGEHRHGDHSHHVAAAEHDQGFGAAIAASTTTRNLPAIEHLITQAALPDRAQRWSLAVFRCLAEAEAAVHGIAVDQVHFHEVGATDAIVDIVGTCLGLDYLGIEQLFCSPLPTGRGRVRAAHGWLPVPAPAVLKLLEQRQVPIYSNGLDGELVTPTGAAIVTALAESFGDPPAMTLRCTGLGAGGKELPVANVLRLWIGEAASPATPVAAVVQPAPAGGPYDSDTITLLETQVDDLVPQAVGYLYDRLLAAGALDLFTQPVAMKKSRPGLLITVLCRPEDEPHCTDILFAETSTLGIRRQTQQRWVLSRHTETLETPYGPVALKLAYHPRTQAVLNVHPEYEDCAALARHHNVPWQTVHQTALSLWYQQTD